The nucleotide window TTCCTGCAAATAGTTAGTGCGTTGTTTTGTAGTGAAGCTGTATCTTTAGGCTGTTCCCTTTTCTCTTGCGATCGAGCTGAAGTATTCGGCTGACCAACTCCAGGACCTTGTTCTTCATGTGTGAGCCTTTACCTCAAACACTTTAAACGCATTAGAGGTGCTAGGCTCTTAGGGTTAGGGTTGAGGGCTCACATCGGAATCTGATCCTGCCCAAGTTGAGCAATCACCTTTGCACGCCTGAGAGCAACTGCCTTTGAGATAAAGGAACCCAGGGTGAACATTGTTTTATTCTTTTCTCTTCGGGTCATAAGACAAAAGGATCAACCTGAGCTGGGTTAAAGCAAAACTGACCCGAGATCAGACTTGTTCGTTATGACGCATGAGAGCCATCATTTGAGGCATTAGTGTTTCATTACCGTAACAAAGTATTTTTAAATTTGCTGTCCTGTTAAACGAAGATTTCATTGgcattgtcagccatggttgtttACCTTGTTTAAATTATTAAACAACCAGCAGTAGCATGATGGACAGAACCATGAAGCAGGTTCTCCCCGTACCTCGGTGTGCTTTTGAAGTTGGTTTTGGTGTTGTCACAATTTGGTGTACAGTGCTTTTTATTCCGGTGATTCCATTAACCATTGGCCTTGTGGTCAGACTGGAACTAACAACCTGAAATGGACTTGAAGTATTTCCTTCTGCACCGTGAGAAGTGGTTGCATTGGTGACACTTGGGCCGGTGACCATTGAGACCATTGAGGTTCCAGCAGAAGCGGGTGATGTGCGACTTGCAATCGATGTTGAGTCAAAGGTTGACGGCGATGTTAATCTGCTGGTCTGGTTGTCCATGGCTGCACTTGACATGCTGGCGGTTGCAGTGGACCTGGGAAAAACTGTGCTGTTGGACGTGAATTCAGGTGCAGTGATGGGCACTGTAGTTGACGGAAGTCTTTCTGTTATATCGCCAATAGTACTAACCAATTCACTTGGACTTTCGGTGCTCGCTGTTTGCAAGGTGATATTCCGAGTAGGTATAGGTGATGCAGTACCGCCAGTGAAGCTTGATGCTGTTGAATACAACTGAGAGTAAGAAACTGAATCTGAAAGCGATGAAATATTAGTATTCTGGCTCGCTAAGGCGTACGGTGTGCTCACGGTGGACTCTTTGTGTCTGGTACTTGTCGTTGTTCCAATTAAGGACTGATAACTTGTAAAGGTTGAGCTGACGAGTGCTGCTTTATTTATACCTGAGTTGCATCCGCTTTGACCACGTTTGCTTTCTGCAGTGCACGGACACCCAAGCACTGTCGGCACGGTTTGCAACCATCTCAACAGATGCACATTCTGTCCGTCGTTGCATGCCCAGTTATTTCCATACAGACTAATCAACTCCAAACCAGTGAGCTGATCAACAGTACCACTTGGAATAAATTGTAAGCTATTGTTGTTCAAGTACAATTTCAAGAGTCTTTTGTGGTGAAAAGTATCTGGGAGGATATTGTGCAAGTTGTTGTGTGACAAGTCTAAAGTACTCAAGTTGTAGGGCATGTTCGTCGGGACTGTCCAAAATTTGTTTCCACTGAAATTGAGGGACTTCAGGTTAATCAGCGTGTTGTTAATTAAAAAAGCCCTTTCAATTAAGTTGTTGGACACGTCCAGTTTTATAAGGTTCCACTGGGAGACGGTGTCA belongs to Leucoraja erinacea ecotype New England chromosome 28, Leri_hhj_1, whole genome shotgun sequence and includes:
- the omgb gene encoding oligodendrocyte-myelin glycoprotein, coding for MGFSKLTRCFLALLSVLSSAAATCPLECLCSHNARHIDCSGRNLTALPNNIQTNIISLNLSHNAIEDLDDRLTEFINLRFLDISNNNLSNMPTLLPLALWELDASNNYIKTLQKDDTVSQWNLIKLDVSNNLIERAFLINNTLINLKSLNFSGNKFWTVPTNMPYNLSTLDLSHNNLHNILPDTFHHKRLLKLYLNNNSLQFIPSGTVDQLTGLELISLYGNNWACNDGQNVHLLRWLQTVPTVLGCPCTAESKRGQSGCNSGINKAALVSSTFTSYQSLIGTTTSTRHKESTVSTPYALASQNTNISSLSDSVSYSQLYSTASSFTGGTASPIPTRNITLQTASTESPSELVSTIGDITERLPSTTVPITAPEFTSNSTVFPRSTATASMSSAAMDNQTSRLTSPSTFDSTSIASRTSPASAGTSMVSMVTGPSVTNATTSHGAEGNTSSPFQVVSSSLTTRPMVNGITGIKSTVHQIVTTPKPTSKAHRGTGRTCFMVLSIMLLLVV